The following are encoded together in the Clostridium sp. BJN0013 genome:
- a CDS encoding DMT family transporter, which yields MKEKLIGSLCLFLAASIWGSMYVLSKYILEFVSPITLLWIRYAIAFVVLFIILMVFQHKKRCKVAIKKRDWLLIAWIGFIGYFISIFMQFLGTKLSDAHTGALITASTPVFVVLFARFILREAFTRKKIISLVLATLGVVTVIGLDTMFLKHLIGNIVLVGAAVTWALLSVYVKVASRRFDSLIITTYAMLFALIFTTPLMLLQHENISFLLYNRQFLLGILYLGVISTAVAFFLWNKGIELMDTGIGSLFLSFQPVTGSILGWICLGEQLNIGFFIGGILIIVAMFIASKDEAQ from the coding sequence ATGAAGGAAAAATTGATTGGATCGTTGTGTTTATTCCTAGCAGCTTCTATATGGGGATCAATGTATGTACTAAGTAAATACATTTTAGAATTTGTGTCTCCCATTACACTGTTGTGGATTAGATATGCCATTGCATTTGTAGTGTTATTTATAATACTTATGGTTTTTCAACATAAAAAAAGGTGTAAAGTGGCTATAAAAAAGAGGGACTGGCTCCTAATAGCCTGGATAGGTTTTATAGGTTATTTTATATCCATTTTTATGCAGTTTCTGGGAACAAAACTATCCGATGCACATACAGGGGCTTTAATTACAGCATCTACACCGGTTTTTGTTGTTTTGTTTGCTAGGTTTATATTAAGGGAAGCCTTTACAAGAAAAAAAATAATTTCCTTAGTGCTGGCTACTTTAGGTGTTGTTACAGTTATAGGGCTTGATACAATGTTTTTAAAACATCTTATAGGTAATATAGTGTTGGTTGGGGCAGCTGTAACCTGGGCACTGTTATCTGTTTATGTTAAAGTGGCATCAAGGCGTTTTGATTCTTTAATTATAACCACCTATGCAATGTTGTTTGCATTAATATTTACTACTCCTTTAATGCTTTTGCAGCATGAAAATATTTCTTTTTTGTTATATAATAGACAGTTTTTGCTTGGAATATTATATCTTGGAGTTATATCCACTGCAGTAGCATTTTTTCTTTGGAATAAAGGTATTGAATTAATGGATACAGGAATAGGCTCTTTATTTTTGTCATTTCAGCCTGTTACAGGTTCAATTTTAGGCTGGATTTGTCTTGGTGAACAATTAAACATCGGTTTTTTTATAGGGGGAATATTAATAATAGTTGCCATGTTTATAGCTTCAAAGGATGAAGCACAATAA
- a CDS encoding BMC domain-containing protein, translating to MREALGMMETKGLIGAMEAADEMLKNGDVKLLGYEKVSAGLVTVKIKGDVGAVKAATQAGAEAAKRVGQLLAVHVIPAPQIDADKIK from the coding sequence ATGAGAGAAGCTTTGGGAATGATGGAGACAAAAGGTTTAATAGGAGCTATGGAAGCAGCAGATGAGATGTTGAAAAATGGTGATGTTAAGTTATTGGGATATGAAAAGGTAAGTGCAGGACTTGTAACAGTAAAGATAAAAGGAGATGTGGGAGCAGTAAAGGCAGCTACCCAGGCAGGGGCGGAAGCTGCTAAAAGAGTAGGGCAGTTATTGGCTGTACATGTAATTCCCGCACCCCAAATAGATGCAGATAAAATTAAGTAA
- a CDS encoding N-acetylmuramoyl-L-alanine amidase — MFSCVFFTLVMLIFAKNINLFNGKNSINITAAPLGSTVSKTTDKNVSSKKYYIVLDPGHGGIDKGTSYGNMEEKNITLKIAKYAKTYLSSKGNVVFLTREEDKLLSLTEIGDKVNSSCADAFVSIHVNSLNDKDFKGITTLYYDVNGYQKEERIKLANSIEKECVKNDGWENRGIKRQNLAVLRYSKIPGVLVECGFITNEEDRKRLSNEKVLKTLAENISKGIINYLNEGGK; from the coding sequence ATGTTTTCTTGTGTTTTTTTCACCTTGGTCATGTTAATTTTTGCCAAAAACATTAATCTGTTCAACGGGAAAAATTCAATTAATATAACTGCAGCTCCTTTGGGAAGTACAGTGAGTAAAACTACTGATAAGAATGTTTCATCAAAAAAATACTACATAGTTCTTGATCCAGGACACGGAGGTATAGATAAGGGTACTAGCTATGGAAATATGGAGGAGAAAAATATAACTCTAAAGATAGCAAAGTATGCTAAAACTTATTTAAGTAGTAAGGGAAATGTGGTATTTCTTACGCGAGAAGAGGACAAGCTGTTATCTCTTACAGAGATAGGAGACAAAGTGAATTCCTCTTGTGCAGATGCTTTTGTTTCTATACATGTAAATTCTTTAAATGACAAAGATTTTAAAGGAATAACTACTTTATATTATGATGTAAATGGGTACCAGAAAGAGGAAAGAATAAAACTGGCTAATTCCATAGAAAAAGAGTGTGTTAAAAATGATGGATGGGAAAATAGGGGTATAAAGAGGCAGAATCTGGCGGTATTAAGATATAGCAAGATACCCGGGGTATTGGTGGAGTGTGGATTTATAACTAATGAAGAAGATAGAAAGAGATTATCCAATGAAAAAGTATTAAAAACATTGGCAGAGAATATATCAAAGGGAATAATCAATTATTTGAATGAAGGTGGAAAGTAA
- a CDS encoding tRNA (cytidine(34)-2'-O)-methyltransferase, whose product MSLNIVLFEPEIPQNTGNIARTCVLTGSKLHLIKPLGFSLDEKHLKRAGLDYWKYLDLALYDCYEELRERYKNGTFYFSTTHGKNFYQRAKFKDEDFIVFGKESCGLPDKIRNSAPEKNIRLPMIKTTTRSLNLSNAVAIVVYEALRQLDFPNMK is encoded by the coding sequence TTGAGCTTGAATATAGTTCTGTTTGAACCTGAAATACCTCAAAATACCGGTAATATTGCTAGAACTTGCGTGCTTACAGGTTCAAAACTTCATCTTATAAAACCTTTAGGTTTTAGTTTAGATGAAAAGCATTTGAAAAGAGCAGGTCTTGATTATTGGAAATATTTAGATTTGGCCTTATATGATTGTTATGAAGAACTTAGAGAAAGATATAAGAATGGTACTTTTTATTTTTCTACTACCCATGGGAAAAATTTTTATCAACGTGCAAAATTTAAAGATGAAGATTTTATAGTTTTTGGAAAAGAAAGCTGTGGATTGCCTGACAAAATAAGAAACAGCGCTCCGGAGAAAAATATAAGGTTACCTATGATAAAAACAACTACTCGTTCTTTGAATTTATCCAATGCTGTAGCAATAGTTGTTTATGAAGCCTTAAGACAGCTGGATTTTCCAAATATGAAGTAA
- a CDS encoding DegV family protein → MEKIKIITDSTADLPDSVLKKYNIEVLPLLINFEKDSYRDGIDIDIHALLDKMDKSDIFPSTTQINPQTFLQCYDSYMKQGYKIVSIHLSSKMSGTYQSACIAKEMLETEDIIVIDGMNVTSGLGLQVIKAARLKDQGLGIKEIENRIKKISPHIKSTLAFNSLDNLIKGGRLSKTAGVIGNILGIKIIVAVENGEMTVIDKVRGSKRTLRNMVDYIDKKGIKEGEISILLHVGESDILDILRKHLEEKKIEFIECEVGCTVGVHSGSGACGLFFVEDY, encoded by the coding sequence ATGGAAAAAATAAAAATAATAACAGACAGTACTGCGGATTTACCAGACAGTGTATTGAAAAAATATAATATAGAGGTACTGCCTCTTCTTATTAATTTTGAAAAAGATTCTTATAGAGATGGAATTGACATAGATATCCATGCCCTTTTGGATAAAATGGATAAAAGTGATATATTCCCATCAACAACACAGATAAATCCTCAAACATTCCTGCAATGCTATGATTCCTATATGAAACAAGGATATAAAATAGTGTCTATTCACCTTTCATCTAAAATGAGTGGTACGTATCAATCAGCATGTATTGCAAAAGAAATGCTTGAGACAGAGGATATAATTGTAATAGATGGTATGAATGTAACTTCCGGGCTAGGACTTCAGGTTATTAAGGCTGCAAGATTAAAGGATCAGGGGCTTGGAATAAAAGAGATAGAAAATAGAATAAAAAAAATTTCTCCCCATATAAAAAGTACTCTTGCCTTTAATAGTTTAGACAACCTTATAAAGGGAGGGCGTCTTTCTAAAACTGCTGGTGTTATAGGAAATATTTTGGGAATAAAAATAATAGTTGCAGTAGAAAATGGAGAAATGACAGTAATTGACAAAGTAAGGGGAAGTAAAAGAACTCTTAGAAATATGGTGGATTATATTGACAAAAAGGGAATAAAGGAAGGAGAAATATCTATATTGCTTCATGTAGGGGAATCAGATATATTGGATATATTGAGAAAACATTTAGAGGAAAAGAAGATAGAATTTATAGAATGTGAAGTGGGTTGTACAGTGGGGGTACATTCAGGTTCTGGAGCTTGTGGGTTATTTTTTGTAGAAGATTATTAG
- the gap gene encoding type I glyceraldehyde-3-phosphate dehydrogenase produces the protein MTKIGINGFGRIGRNVFKALIKNYDDNLEVVGINDLTDANTLAHLLKYDSLYGKFQGSLEAKEDSIIVNGKKVKIFAQRDPKNIDWSSLGVEIVIECTGLFTDATKASAHMGGQVKKILISAPAKNEDITIVMGVNEESYDSSKHNIISNASCTTNCLAPFAKVLHREFGIIKGLITTVHSYTGDQRLLDAPHKDMRRARAAIESMVPTTTGAAKAVALVLPELKGKLNGFSLRVPTPTVSCTDLVAELSRDITADEVNEAFKRAAETDMEGILGYSEEPLVSIDYRGDNRSCIIDALSTMAIGGNMIKVIAWYDNEFGYSNRLADLTKYVADRL, from the coding sequence GTGACTAAAATTGGTATTAATGGTTTCGGTAGAATAGGAAGGAATGTATTTAAAGCATTGATAAAAAATTATGATGACAATTTAGAAGTAGTAGGTATTAATGATTTAACTGATGCAAATACCTTGGCTCATTTATTAAAATATGATTCATTGTATGGAAAATTTCAGGGCAGCTTAGAGGCAAAGGAAGATTCAATAATTGTAAATGGGAAAAAAGTAAAAATATTTGCCCAGAGAGATCCTAAAAATATAGATTGGAGTTCTTTGGGGGTAGAGATAGTTATAGAGTGTACGGGGTTATTTACAGATGCCACAAAGGCCAGTGCACATATGGGAGGGCAGGTTAAAAAAATTTTAATATCAGCTCCAGCTAAAAATGAGGATATCACTATAGTTATGGGAGTTAATGAAGAAAGTTATGATTCTTCTAAACACAATATAATTTCAAATGCATCCTGTACTACAAATTGTCTTGCACCTTTTGCAAAAGTACTTCATAGAGAATTTGGCATAATAAAAGGATTGATTACTACAGTTCATTCCTACACGGGAGATCAGAGATTGCTTGATGCCCCTCACAAGGATATGAGAAGGGCCAGAGCTGCCATAGAGTCCATGGTACCAACTACTACAGGGGCTGCAAAAGCTGTTGCATTGGTGCTTCCAGAGTTAAAAGGCAAATTAAATGGATTCTCCCTTAGAGTTCCTACTCCTACAGTATCCTGTACGGATTTAGTTGCAGAGCTTTCAAGGGATATTACTGCAGATGAGGTAAATGAAGCCTTTAAAAGAGCAGCGGAAACTGATATGGAGGGAATACTTGGATATAGTGAAGAACCTTTAGTATCCATAGATTACAGGGGAGACAATAGATCCTGTATAATAGATGCTCTTTCAACTATGGCTATAGGAGGGAATATGATAAAAGTTATTGCTTGGTATGATAATGAATTCGGATACTCCAACAGATTGGCGGATTTAACTAAATATGTTGCTGATAGACTATAG
- the pgk gene encoding phosphoglycerate kinase, producing MIFNKKTIEDVDVKGKRVLVRCDFNVPLKEGKITDENRLIGSLPTIKYLMENNSKIILCSHLGKPKGEAKSEMSLLPVSKRLSELLKKEVIFAADNNVVGENAKSAVENMKDGDIVLLENTRYRIEETKNQDNFSKELASLGEIFVNDAFGTAHRAHCSTVGVTKFLPIAVCGYLIQKELKFLGNAIENPSRPFTAILGGVKVSDKINVINNLLEKVDTLIIGGGMSYTFAKAEGYTIGTSVVEEDKIEYAKEMIDKAKARSIKLLLPVDRIVTDKFDENAKPILEDDKNIKDGYMGMDIGPKTARVYTDVIRNSKTIIWNGPMGVFEFKNFAKGTFEVAKAMAESNAVTIIGGGDSAAAINQLGFGDKMTHISTGGGASLEFLGGEELPGIAALNDK from the coding sequence ATGATTTTTAATAAAAAGACAATTGAAGATGTAGACGTAAAGGGGAAAAGGGTACTTGTAAGATGTGATTTTAATGTACCTCTAAAGGAGGGAAAAATTACAGATGAGAACAGACTTATAGGCTCACTTCCTACTATAAAGTATTTAATGGAAAATAATTCTAAAATTATACTGTGTTCACATCTTGGAAAACCAAAGGGGGAAGCAAAATCGGAAATGTCACTGCTTCCTGTTTCAAAAAGGCTTTCAGAACTCTTGAAAAAAGAAGTAATATTTGCAGCAGATAATAATGTGGTAGGTGAAAATGCTAAATCTGCAGTTGAAAATATGAAAGATGGGGACATAGTACTGCTTGAAAACACAAGATACAGAATAGAGGAAACTAAAAATCAGGATAACTTTTCAAAAGAACTGGCATCTCTTGGAGAAATTTTTGTAAATGATGCTTTTGGTACGGCACATAGGGCACATTGTTCTACTGTAGGAGTTACCAAATTTTTGCCTATAGCTGTATGCGGCTATTTAATACAAAAAGAACTTAAATTCTTAGGAAATGCCATAGAAAATCCATCCAGACCTTTTACAGCCATACTTGGCGGAGTAAAGGTTTCCGATAAGATAAATGTAATAAATAATTTATTGGAGAAGGTAGACACTTTAATAATCGGAGGGGGAATGAGTTATACTTTTGCAAAGGCTGAAGGATATACCATAGGAACTTCCGTAGTAGAAGAAGATAAAATAGAATATGCAAAGGAAATGATAGATAAGGCAAAAGCTAGGAGTATAAAGTTGTTATTGCCTGTAGATAGAATAGTTACAGATAAATTTGATGAAAATGCAAAGCCCATATTAGAGGATGACAAAAATATAAAAGATGGTTATATGGGCATGGATATTGGACCTAAAACTGCTAGAGTATATACAGATGTTATAAGAAATTCCAAAACTATAATCTGGAATGGTCCTATGGGAGTATTTGAATTTAAGAATTTTGCAAAGGGAACTTTTGAAGTGGCTAAAGCCATGGCTGAGTCCAATGCCGTTACTATTATAGGCGGAGGAGATAGTGCGGCAGCTATAAATCAACTGGGTTTTGGAGATAAAATGACTCATATATCCACAGGTGGAGGAGCTTCTCTTGAATTTTTAGGCGGAGAAGAATTGCCAGGGATAGCAGCTTTAAACGATAAATAA
- the tpiA gene encoding triose-phosphate isomerase: protein MRKAIIAGNWKMNKNLEEALKLVQELKPLVSSAKCDVVLCPPYVCLDAVVKAVNGTNIKVGAQNMHYEESGAYTGEVSPGMLKSLKVDYVIIGHSERRQYFNETDETINKKIKKAFEYDITPIVCCGESLEERENGITEEILGKQIKLDLKDLKEEQVEKLVIAYEPIWAIGTGKTATDKQANDTIAYIRSVVGKMYGESVAEKVRIQYGGSVKPATIKAQMEQPHIDGALVGGASLKSADFAAIVNY from the coding sequence GTGAGAAAAGCAATAATAGCTGGAAACTGGAAGATGAATAAAAATCTGGAGGAAGCATTAAAATTAGTCCAGGAACTGAAACCTCTGGTAAGCAGTGCAAAGTGTGATGTAGTTTTATGTCCACCTTATGTTTGTTTAGATGCAGTAGTTAAAGCAGTAAATGGGACCAATATAAAAGTTGGAGCACAGAACATGCATTATGAAGAAAGTGGTGCCTACACAGGAGAAGTGTCTCCAGGAATGTTAAAGTCCCTTAAAGTAGATTATGTCATAATTGGACACAGTGAAAGAAGACAATATTTTAATGAAACAGATGAAACAATCAATAAAAAAATAAAAAAAGCTTTTGAATATGATATAACTCCTATAGTTTGTTGTGGGGAAAGTCTTGAGGAAAGAGAAAATGGTATAACAGAAGAAATATTAGGAAAGCAGATAAAATTGGATCTTAAGGATCTCAAAGAGGAGCAGGTAGAAAAATTGGTTATAGCTTATGAACCCATATGGGCTATAGGTACAGGTAAAACTGCCACTGATAAACAGGCAAATGATACAATAGCTTATATAAGAAGTGTAGTTGGAAAAATGTATGGAGAAAGTGTGGCAGAAAAAGTAAGAATTCAATATGGAGGCTCTGTAAAGCCCGCTACAATTAAAGCCCAGATGGAACAACCCCATATAGATGGAGCGCTGGTTGGAGGAGCTAGTTTAAAGTCAGCAGATTTTGCGGCTATAGTAAATTATTAA
- the gpmI gene encoding 2,3-bisphosphoglycerate-independent phosphoglycerate mutase codes for MEKKPVMLIILDGFGISKTDNGNAVRAAYKPNLDKYFKEYPHTELGASGLSVGLPEGQMGNSEVGHLNIGAGRIVYQSLTRITKSINEGKFFENGVLNSAVDNVIKNNSDLHLLGLVSPGGVHSHTDHLKGLLRLAKQKGASRVYIHAFTDGRDVPPSSAYMYIDDMEKYTKKIGVGKIATVSGRYYAMDRDKRWQRVELAYNALVYGRGNKAGSAYEAVTNSYDNGKTDEFIIPTVIEEDNKPVATIKNGDSVIFFNFRPDRARQLTRALNDNIFEGFKRERLNLKFVTMTEYDSTLENVYVAFKNEVYKNTLGEYVSKMGKSQLRIAETEKYAHVTFFFNGGVEVPNKNEDRDLIPSPKVATYDLKPEMSAREVTSKVLYRLDEDKYDMIILNFANPDMVGHTGIFQAAKKAIEVVDECLGKIVSKILEKDGIAFITADHGNSEQMVDYSTGNAMTAHTTNSVPFLYISKNSTELRKDGILADISPTILQIMGLEKPKEMTGKSLIK; via the coding sequence ATGGAAAAAAAGCCAGTAATGCTTATAATATTAGATGGTTTTGGAATTTCAAAAACAGATAATGGAAATGCTGTTAGGGCAGCCTATAAACCTAATCTGGATAAATATTTTAAAGAGTATCCCCATACTGAACTTGGAGCCAGTGGCTTGAGTGTAGGATTACCTGAAGGTCAAATGGGTAATTCAGAGGTTGGGCATTTAAATATAGGTGCAGGAAGAATAGTATATCAATCTCTTACCAGAATCACAAAGTCCATAAATGAAGGAAAATTTTTTGAAAATGGAGTTTTAAATAGCGCTGTAGATAATGTTATCAAAAATAATTCGGATCTCCATCTTTTAGGACTTGTATCTCCAGGAGGAGTACACTCCCATACAGATCATTTAAAGGGACTTTTACGATTGGCCAAACAAAAAGGAGCGAGCAGAGTGTATATCCATGCTTTTACAGATGGAAGAGATGTTCCTCCCAGTTCTGCATATATGTATATAGATGATATGGAAAAATATACAAAAAAAATTGGGGTAGGGAAAATAGCAACGGTATCGGGAAGATATTATGCCATGGATAGAGACAAGAGGTGGCAAAGAGTAGAGCTGGCATATAATGCATTGGTTTATGGCAGGGGGAATAAGGCAGGTAGTGCTTACGAGGCAGTAACAAATTCCTATGACAATGGAAAAACAGATGAATTCATAATTCCAACAGTAATTGAAGAAGATAATAAACCTGTGGCTACTATAAAAAATGGAGATTCTGTAATATTTTTTAATTTTAGACCAGATAGGGCAAGACAACTTACAAGAGCATTAAATGACAATATATTTGAGGGTTTTAAAAGAGAGAGGCTAAATCTGAAATTTGTAACCATGACTGAATATGATTCCACCCTTGAAAATGTATATGTTGCTTTTAAAAATGAAGTATATAAAAATACTTTGGGGGAATATGTAAGTAAAATGGGAAAAAGTCAATTAAGAATAGCAGAAACGGAAAAATATGCCCATGTAACTTTTTTCTTCAATGGGGGAGTTGAGGTGCCAAACAAAAATGAAGATAGGGATCTTATTCCTTCACCAAAGGTTGCAACTTATGATTTAAAGCCTGAAATGAGTGCAAGAGAGGTAACTTCTAAGGTTTTATATAGATTAGATGAGGATAAATATGATATGATAATATTAAATTTTGCAAATCCGGATATGGTAGGACATACAGGAATATTTCAGGCTGCTAAAAAGGCAATAGAAGTAGTGGATGAGTGTTTGGGCAAGATTGTAAGTAAGATATTAGAAAAAGATGGTATAGCATTTATAACTGCGGACCATGGAAATTCTGAGCAGATGGTAGACTATTCTACAGGAAATGCAATGACAGCTCATACTACAAATTCAGTGCCGTTTTTGTACATATCAAAAAATTCCACTGAATTAAGAAAAGATGGCATATTAGCGGATATTTCTCCCACTATACTCCAGATTATGGGACTTGAAAAACCTAAAGAAATGACAGGAAAAAGTCTTATTAAATAA
- the eno gene encoding phosphopyruvate hydratase yields MRNYVEIVDVTARQILDSRANPTVEVEVILEDGTEGRAAVPSGASTGAFEAVELRDGDKEKYMGKGVLKAVENVNNYIAEELIGMNVFDQILIDKTMLELDGTHNKEKLGANATLGVSLACARAAAKYLGISLYQYIGGVNAKVLPVPMMNIVNGGKHADNNVDLQEFMIMPVGAPSFTEALRMSSEVYHTLKSLLKSKGQDTGVGDEGGFAPNLNSNEEAIQIIVEAVEKAGYVPGKDIFIALDPASTEIYEDGKYNLKSEGKVLSSEEMVDYYVTLVNKYPIISIEDAMAEEDWEGWSILTEKLGDKVQLVGDDLFVTNTERLKKGINKKVANSILIKLNQIGTLTETLNAIEMAERAGYTAVVSHRSGETEDTTIADLVVAVNAGQIKTGAPARSERVAKYNQLLRIEEELGETAEYRGLDTFYNIK; encoded by the coding sequence ATGAGAAATTATGTAGAGATAGTAGATGTAACAGCAAGACAAATTCTTGATTCCAGGGCAAATCCAACTGTGGAGGTGGAAGTAATACTAGAAGATGGTACAGAAGGAAGGGCAGCAGTGCCTTCTGGTGCATCTACCGGTGCATTTGAAGCTGTAGAGTTGAGAGATGGAGACAAGGAAAAATATATGGGAAAAGGTGTTTTAAAGGCCGTAGAAAATGTAAATAATTATATTGCAGAAGAACTTATAGGAATGAATGTATTTGATCAGATACTGATAGATAAAACTATGTTGGAACTTGATGGTACTCATAATAAGGAAAAATTGGGGGCTAATGCCACTTTGGGAGTATCTCTTGCTTGTGCAAGAGCTGCAGCTAAATATCTGGGGATCAGCTTATACCAATATATAGGTGGAGTAAATGCCAAAGTTCTACCTGTTCCTATGATGAATATAGTAAATGGAGGAAAACATGCGGATAATAATGTGGATTTGCAGGAATTTATGATAATGCCTGTGGGAGCTCCAAGTTTTACAGAAGCACTTAGAATGAGCTCAGAAGTTTATCATACATTAAAATCACTTTTAAAATCCAAAGGACAGGATACAGGTGTAGGTGATGAAGGAGGTTTTGCTCCAAATTTGAATTCTAATGAAGAGGCAATACAGATAATAGTTGAAGCTGTAGAAAAGGCTGGATATGTTCCTGGAAAAGATATATTTATAGCTTTAGATCCTGCTTCTACGGAAATATATGAAGATGGAAAATATAATTTAAAAAGTGAAGGAAAAGTTTTAAGTTCAGAAGAAATGGTAGATTACTATGTAACCCTTGTAAATAAATATCCTATAATCTCCATAGAGGATGCTATGGCAGAAGAGGATTGGGAAGGATGGAGTATACTCACTGAAAAATTGGGAGATAAGGTACAGCTAGTAGGTGATGATTTGTTTGTTACCAATACAGAAAGATTAAAAAAAGGTATAAATAAAAAAGTGGCAAATTCCATACTTATAAAATTAAATCAGATAGGAACTCTTACTGAAACATTAAATGCCATAGAAATGGCGGAAAGAGCTGGATATACTGCAGTAGTATCTCATAGATCAGGGGAGACGGAAGATACCACAATAGCTGATTTAGTTGTAGCAGTGAATGCGGGGCAGATAAAAACCGGTGCTCCAGCCAGAAGTGAAAGAGTGGCAAAGTATAATCAACTTTTAAGAATAGAAGAGGAACTTGGAGAAACAGCTGAGTATAGGGGATTAGATACCTTCTACAATATCAAGTAA
- the secG gene encoding preprotein translocase subunit SecG, translating to MHIFLTIAQLVVGVMLICFILMQPGKTNGLSGFISGGPSESFYSKNKSRTSEAMLSRTTVVLAILFAVICIIQNMVK from the coding sequence ATGCATATCTTTTTAACAATTGCACAGCTAGTAGTAGGAGTTATGCTTATATGTTTTATATTAATGCAGCCAGGTAAAACCAATGGGTTAAGTGGATTTATATCAGGAGGGCCTTCTGAAAGTTTTTATTCAAAAAATAAATCTAGAACTTCAGAAGCAATGTTATCCAGAACAACTGTTGTGTTAGCTATATTATTTGCAGTTATATGCATAATACAAAATATGGTAAAATAA